One window from the genome of Pelodictyon luteolum DSM 273 encodes:
- a CDS encoding Fic family protein: MTLIEVPARIDPCMPSALEPEVVDLIASLSSAAGLLDSSLHPVTAGSLADLVRVMNCYYSNLIEGHKTRPRDIESALHDNFLHQEEKRNLQREAIAHITVQKRIDSMHAEGMLQDPVSGTFIQWLHKQFYLNLPESMCQIKKQGRSLTIVPGEYRNRAEQDVSVGLHQPPSSIHVNDFMAYFMERYTLASMGKGMRIVAMAAAHHRFNYIHPFPDGNGRVSRLLSHAMGLYAGIGAHGLWSISRGLARGLEGPGDYMRMMERADMARQGDLDLRGNLSLRALNDFIIWFLKVSLDQITFMQSLFAFDSLSSRLRMYCLREEWDREAFTLLEAVLVRGEIPRGEVARITSKKERSARIMLSGLIQHGILGSSTPKSPVSLRFPVSAAETLFPNLFP, encoded by the coding sequence ATGACACTTATAGAAGTACCTGCCCGTATAGACCCATGTATGCCCAGCGCACTGGAACCCGAAGTAGTCGATTTGATCGCCTCGCTGTCATCTGCAGCAGGATTGCTCGACAGTTCCCTGCATCCGGTAACGGCTGGTAGCCTTGCAGATCTGGTAAGGGTCATGAACTGCTACTATTCCAACCTCATTGAGGGACATAAGACACGACCGAGGGACATTGAATCCGCCCTGCACGACAACTTCTTACATCAGGAGGAAAAGCGGAACCTGCAACGGGAAGCGATTGCGCATATTACCGTGCAGAAGAGAATAGACTCCATGCATGCGGAAGGAATGCTGCAGGACCCTGTGTCCGGCACCTTCATACAGTGGTTGCATAAGCAGTTCTATCTAAATCTGCCAGAGAGCATGTGCCAAATTAAAAAGCAGGGACGGTCGCTGACCATCGTTCCAGGTGAATACCGGAACAGAGCGGAGCAGGATGTCAGTGTAGGCCTGCATCAGCCTCCATCAAGCATACATGTCAATGATTTTATGGCCTATTTCATGGAGCGCTATACCCTTGCATCCATGGGAAAAGGCATGCGCATCGTCGCCATGGCCGCAGCTCATCATCGGTTTAACTACATTCATCCTTTCCCGGACGGCAATGGCAGGGTTAGCCGATTGTTGAGTCATGCTATGGGCCTATACGCTGGAATCGGGGCACATGGCCTCTGGTCAATATCCAGAGGGCTTGCAAGGGGGCTTGAGGGGCCTGGTGATTATATGAGGATGATGGAGCGTGCCGATATGGCACGCCAAGGCGACCTTGATCTGCGAGGAAACCTCTCCCTCAGGGCACTGAATGATTTCATCATCTGGTTCCTCAAGGTCTCTCTGGACCAGATCACGTTTATGCAGAGCTTGTTTGCATTTGATTCGCTCTCGTCAAGGCTGCGGATGTACTGTCTCAGAGAGGAGTGGGACCGCGAAGCATTCACGCTGCTTGAAGCCGTCCTTGTCCGAGGCGAGATTCCGCGGGGCGAAGTCGCCCGCATCACATCAAAAAAAGAGCGGAGCGCAAGGATAATGCTCAGCGGCCTCATACAGCATGGCATCCTCGGCTCAAGCACCCCGAAATCCCCTGTCTCACTCCGCTTCCCCGTTTCCGCCGCCGAAACCCTCTTTCCGAATCTCTTCCCTTAA
- a CDS encoding helix-turn-helix domain-containing protein, with the protein MDDLDRYTEKRGESSPDFARTFERGYEQFRIGELLRQVRIQAGLTQNDLAEKLHTRKSAVSRIENHSEDIRLSTLAHYAEALGKKLKVVIQ; encoded by the coding sequence ATGGATGATCTTGATCGGTACACTGAGAAAAGGGGCGAATCTTCTCCAGATTTTGCCCGAACTTTTGAACGGGGCTATGAGCAGTTCCGGATTGGGGAGTTACTGCGTCAGGTCAGAATCCAGGCAGGTCTGACTCAGAACGATCTGGCTGAGAAACTGCACACCAGGAAATCCGCAGTATCCCGTATTGAGAACCATTCGGAAGATATTCGTTTGTCGACGCTTGCCCATTATGCCGAGGCCCTCGGGAAAAAACTGAAGGTGGTGATTCAGTAG
- a CDS encoding type II toxin-antitoxin system RelE/ParE family toxin — MNTWIPFLTRKSRRFFGCFDWYESYIRYRPSISIKFQGSDGIWEIRAQQGSNAFRLLGFLDGGRLVVLTNGFRKKSQKTPASEIALATKRKHDYLERNNNG, encoded by the coding sequence ATGAATACCTGGATACCCTTTCTGACAAGGAAGTCAAGAAGGTTCTTTGGGTGCTTCGATTGGTACGAGAGCTACATTCGGTATCGACCGAGTATTTCAATAAAATTCCAGGGTTCCGATGGCATTTGGGAGATTCGGGCTCAGCAGGGAAGTAATGCTTTTCGCCTGTTGGGATTTCTAGATGGTGGGCGTCTGGTTGTATTGACCAACGGATTCCGAAAGAAAAGCCAGAAGACCCCCGCCTCGGAAATTGCGCTTGCTACAAAACGTAAACATGACTATCTCGAGAGGAATAACAATGGATGA
- the coaBC gene encoding bifunctional phosphopantothenoylcysteine decarboxylase/phosphopantothenate--cysteine ligase CoaBC, translated as MVFALNRGCSVKGKRIVLGVCGGIAAYKTPHLVRLLKKAGAEVRVALTEAGGRFVSELSLATVSQEPVLRSMFPATDTPGVDYTTHISLGEWADALVIAPATANTIAKLAAGLSDDMLTACFITLRPDRPVLIFPAMDGYMFASPSVQRNTGTLSQQGCRVFSPEQGELASGQCGLGRMADPEEIVRQLQEALTPDPILSGKHVVVTAGPTREKIDGVRFISNYSSGRMGFAIARAAYRRGARVTLIAGPVQLPTPEGIVCIKVESAREMDEAARALYEGTDIFIGAAAVADYRPLEAVEGKLKKGAETMAVQLQLNPDILAGFGAQKKAGQLAVGFALETAGGLLNAKGKLESKNLDLIAFNTFEQPGSGFEGDTNRLTLIERNGRTDALPLMTKDEAAGKLLEAVSRIMGAEGGNA; from the coding sequence ATGGTTTTTGCATTAAACAGGGGTTGCAGCGTGAAGGGAAAGCGGATTGTACTGGGGGTGTGCGGCGGAATTGCCGCGTATAAAACACCACATCTGGTGCGTCTCCTGAAAAAGGCGGGCGCTGAGGTGAGGGTTGCGCTGACCGAAGCCGGCGGGCGGTTCGTCAGCGAGCTCTCTCTTGCGACCGTGTCCCAGGAACCCGTCCTCCGCAGCATGTTCCCCGCAACCGACACTCCCGGAGTCGACTATACAACCCACATCTCGCTTGGAGAGTGGGCCGACGCCCTCGTCATTGCGCCGGCAACAGCCAATACGATCGCCAAACTGGCCGCAGGGCTGTCGGACGACATGCTGACCGCCTGCTTCATCACCCTCCGTCCCGACCGGCCGGTGCTCATCTTCCCCGCCATGGACGGCTATATGTTCGCATCCCCTTCGGTGCAGCGCAATACAGGTACCCTCTCTCAACAGGGGTGCCGGGTGTTCAGCCCCGAACAGGGAGAACTCGCTTCAGGCCAGTGCGGCCTCGGCCGCATGGCTGATCCCGAAGAGATCGTACGCCAGCTTCAGGAAGCACTCACACCGGACCCTATCCTCAGCGGAAAACATGTGGTGGTGACTGCCGGCCCGACGCGCGAAAAGATCGACGGGGTGCGCTTCATTTCCAATTACTCTTCGGGCAGGATGGGCTTCGCCATCGCCCGGGCGGCTTACCGTCGCGGTGCCCGTGTGACCTTGATTGCCGGTCCTGTGCAGCTTCCAACCCCCGAAGGCATTGTGTGCATCAAGGTCGAGAGCGCCCGGGAGATGGACGAAGCCGCACGCGCTCTGTACGAGGGCACGGATATCTTCATCGGGGCGGCAGCGGTGGCCGACTACCGTCCGCTGGAAGCGGTTGAGGGCAAGCTGAAAAAAGGTGCAGAGACGATGGCGGTACAGCTCCAGCTGAACCCCGACATCCTTGCCGGGTTCGGAGCACAGAAAAAGGCGGGACAGCTCGCCGTAGGCTTTGCGCTCGAAACCGCCGGAGGCCTCCTAAACGCAAAAGGCAAGCTCGAATCGAAGAACCTCGACCTCATCGCATTCAATACCTTCGAACAGCCGGGTTCGGGCTTTGAGGGCGATACGAACCGCCTGACCCTTATTGAGCGGAACGGCAGAACGGATGCGCTCCCCCTTATGACGAAAGACGAAGCCGCAGGAAAGCTGCTTGAGGCCGTCTCCCGGATTATGGGGGCGGAGGGAGGGAACGCTTGA
- a CDS encoding uracil-DNA glycosylase, with protein MKDVPTAEALGALRLETLECRKCRLAETRNTVVFGEGDPESKLVVIGEGPGAEEDATGKPFVGRSGQLLTKILAAIGFSREEVFICNIVKCRPPQNRNPAHDEIAACTPWLKSQIEIIRPKVILLLGKVAANTILQNSLSMGAMRGKVLQWEGVDCFVTYHPAALLRNPNWKRGCWEDVQLLRHHYDNITMPVKETGAE; from the coding sequence TTGAAGGACGTACCCACAGCAGAAGCACTCGGGGCACTCCGCCTGGAAACGCTCGAGTGCCGGAAATGCCGGCTTGCCGAAACCCGCAACACGGTTGTGTTCGGTGAAGGCGACCCTGAATCGAAGCTGGTGGTGATCGGTGAAGGACCCGGGGCCGAGGAGGATGCAACAGGCAAGCCATTCGTCGGCCGCTCGGGCCAGCTGCTCACCAAAATCCTTGCGGCAATCGGCTTCAGCCGCGAGGAAGTGTTCATCTGCAACATCGTCAAGTGCCGGCCGCCACAGAACCGCAACCCGGCGCATGATGAAATAGCGGCATGTACCCCGTGGCTGAAAAGCCAGATCGAAATCATCCGTCCGAAGGTGATCCTCCTGCTCGGAAAGGTTGCGGCAAACACCATCCTCCAGAACTCGCTTTCGATGGGTGCGATGCGGGGGAAGGTGCTTCAGTGGGAAGGAGTCGACTGCTTCGTGACCTACCATCCGGCCGCACTGCTCCGCAACCCCAACTGGAAGCGGGGGTGCTGGGAGGACGTGCAGCTGCTC